Within Gammaproteobacteria bacterium, the genomic segment GCCGGGCAGAGGAGCGAGTTAGGGCGGGTGGTGCACGCCAACTCCATTACCCTGACCCCCGGCACCGTCTCCATAGAGGTGGACGAAGACTGGATTGACGTGCATAGCCTGGAGGGCGCCGCTCCCGTGCTGGAGGAGGGCGAGATGGACCGTCGGGTTTGCGCCCTGGAGAGGCCGGTACGGTGACGATCGCCGCCGTAGCGCTGCTGACCGCCATGCTGCTGACGCTGCTGGCTGCCATGCGCGGCCCGTCGCTCTATGATCGCCTGTTGGCGGCGAACACCTTCGGCACCGTCACGGTGCTGTTTATCGCCGTGCATGGCTTCCTGGACGGCCGCCCGCAATTTCTGGACACAGCGCTGGTCTATGCCCTGATGAACTTCATCGGCACTTTGGTCGTGCTGAAGTTCTTCGAGTACGGCGACATAGGCCGGGGTTCCGCCGACGAGGAACCGGATCTCTGAGATGGAAGAGTTGCTCCTCGTGGTTTCCCGCGCGCTGCTGGCGGCAGGCAGTTTTTTTGTCCTGGTGGGCGTCGTCGGCCTGTTGCGTCTGCCGGAATTTTTCACTCGTCTGCATGCGGCGGGCGTGACCGATACGCTGGGCGTCATACTGGTCCTGGCCGGACTGATGGTGCAGGCCGGTATCGGCCTGGTTTCGCTAAAGCTGCTGCTGATCCTGCTGTTGATCCTCTTTACCACTCCGGCCACTACGCACGCCCTGGCCAAGGCCGCCCTGCACGGCGGCATGCGTCCCATGCGGGGCGGCCAATGATCGGCGAGGCCCTGCCGCACCTGCTGTTGCCGCTGTTGCTGTTGGCGGCGCTGGCCATCCATGCCGTGCGCAGCCTGTTCGCGGCGGTGGTGTTGACCGGCATTTTCAGCCTGCTGACCGTGGCCCTGTTTGTCTCGATGGACGCGGTGGACGTCGCCCTGACGGAGGCCGTGGTCGGGGTGGGGATCGCGGTGGTGCTGCTGCTCGGCAGCCTGGCGCTGACCGGCGGCGAGGAGCACGTGACGCCGGGGCCGCCGCCCGGCCGCAGGCTGTTGG encodes:
- a CDS encoding Na+/H+ antiporter subunit E; its protein translation is AGQRSELGRVVHANSITLTPGTVSIEVDEDWIDVHSLEGAAPVLEEGEMDRRVCALERPVR
- a CDS encoding monovalent cation/H+ antiporter complex subunit F; translation: MLLTLLAAMRGPSLYDRLLAANTFGTVTVLFIAVHGFLDGRPQFLDTALVYALMNFIGTLVVLKFFEYGDIGRGSADEEPDL
- the mnhG gene encoding monovalent cation/H(+) antiporter subunit G, whose translation is MEELLLVVSRALLAAGSFFVLVGVVGLLRLPEFFTRLHAAGVTDTLGVILVLAGLMVQAGIGLVSLKLLLILLLILFTTPATTHALAKAALHGGMRPMRGGQ